The DNA window TCGGCCTCTTCCGCGTCGCCGCTTACACGCGCGTTGAAGTCCGCGAAGAATTGCGAGGCGAGCTTCTTGGAGGTGGATTCGATCAGGCGCCCGCCGAGCTGGGCCATCTTGCCGCCCACATCTGCCTTGGCTTGATAGGAGAGGATGGTCGCGTCCGGCCCGTCCTCCTTGAGCGAGACATCCGCGCCACCCTTGGCGAACCCGGCCACCCCGCCCTTGCCTTCGCCGGAGATGGTGT is part of the Chelativorans sp. AA-79 genome and encodes:
- a CDS encoding carbon monoxide dehydrogenase subunit G, with amino-acid sequence MAMVIEGEERIAAPVETVWRALNDPEVLKDCIPGCQSLEKKSDTEFAAVVSLKIGPIKARFNGGVELTNLNPPRSYTISGEGKGGVAGFAKGGADVSLKEDGPDATILSYQAKADVGGKMAQLGGRLIESTSKKLASQFFADFNARVSGDAEEAESA